The Chlorobaculum sp. MV4-Y genome contains the following window.
AATCGTCACCCTGCGGGGCATGGTAAACGGTATGGACCCCTTTCATACTGTTGGTCACACGGCTGACACCGTGCAGCGCGGTCCCTTCATACAACCAGAAAGCTAAACGCATGATTCTTCGTTGGTTTTCGTCCTTGAATTTACCGTGAGCTGGGCATTACCCCTTCGAGCCACACCGATTCGTCGAACTCCGGCAGACTCTCGCGGCGCAGGAGTGGCGAAACGAACAGGTTGGCAAGAGTAAAGACACCCGACCAGCTGTGGATCGACATGAGCGTGAACTCCATGCTCCACTTCACAATAAAGCCGTGCCCGACGAACGGGTTGGCCGTCATGAGCGAGGTGACGATCATGTCGGGCCGCGTCTGTTTGATCTCTTCGAGCTGGCGATGGAAGTTGGGCTGCTCGACCACCTTGACACCTTCGAGCGCTTCGAGTTCGCGAGCGTGGAATTTCTTGTTGATATAGGCGCTACTACACTCCACAACCTCCGCGCCAGCGTTTTTGAGGAAGCGGGCCAGCGGCAGCTCCATCATGGTATCGGCGGTGAGGAAGATCTTCTTGCCCTTCAGCAGATCGGTCTGCGGCTTGATCTTCTGCCATGCAGCTTCGGCGCGGTCGGAGAGATCGACCTTGATACCGAACATGGCAGCGAGGTCTTCCCAGAAGGTCTTGGTGCCGTCGGGACCAAACGGAAAGAGCGAGGTGAGCACCTGCGAGCCGCGTTCGCGGTTCAGACGGGAGCAGACGCGCGACAGATAGGGCTGGATCGGCGCGAGCACCGTATCAGGGCCGATGGCCGGGAGCTTGTCGAAGCGGCTCTCAGGCAGGAAGCCACCCACCGGAATGCCGAGCTGTTCGGCTTCGGTGCGAAGATCGTCAGCCGTGATGTCGTTCACTGAACCGACGAACACCACCTTCTTGTCACCCGCCGGAGCTTCGGGGCAGAAGGGCACCAGCGCCTGAAGCACCGAGTCCTCCGCCTGCGTGAAGTTGAAGACGAGGCCGCTGGCCGGAACGAAGAGCACTGGCGTCTTGTCGGTGCTGAGATGGTGGGCCAGCCCCTTGAAGTCCACCTTCATCACCTCGGGAGTGCAGGACGATAGCAGGAAGATCACCGACGGGTTGTGGTCGCGCTTGATCTCCTCGATCACCGCCTCAAGCTGAGGCTCTGCCCTCGAAAGATCAGCCTCCTCGATCAACGCCACGCCGAATCGCGGTTTGGCGAAGATCATCATGCCGAGGGCGTTCTGGAGAAAGTGGGCGCAGGTGTGGGTACCGAGAATGAGGAAAAAGCTGTCCTTGATCTTCTGGTAAAGCCAGCCGACGCAGGCAAGACCGCAAAAACTGTGGGTTACGTTATCCTCTTTGAGAATCTGGCAATCGCTTGAAACCGGCATCATGGCAATATGACTTTATAGGATGGTGCTGGCTGCTCCGAAATGGCTCCGGGCGCGCAACCCTGAATTTTTTGAACCCGAAGATAAAAATATTTTTTCATTTATCCGGCTTAACAGCCTTGCGGGCCTCGACCGACGCCACCTTGTCTCCGATGGCTACCGCTTTATCGCGCCGGTCGTCGATCTTCATCACGGTGTAAACCCTCGCCACCCCCGCGCCGAAGCAGTGCTCATGCAGCTTCCGGGCAATGGCAAACAGCTCGTCCGCCGAACCTTCGACGATGGTTCCCATATCGCTCAACCGGAAAGGCAAGCCGCTCTCTTCAAGCAGCGATTCGAGTCCTGCAATCCAGGCGCTCAAACCGCTGCCCGCCGTACCGAGCGGTATCACCGTAATTTCGAGAAGGGCCATAAGGCAACCGGAATGAGATTGGACTAAAGCCCGTATATACTATAAGTTATCCATAAACCCCGGACTAAAGTCCGGGGCAATTGTTGAAGAGAGTTTAAGAGATTTAATTGCCAAAGTAACAACCCTGCGGACACTCAAACCTCTTCCATTCAATCGCCCCGGCTTTCCCACATTCAGACGGGTTTCAACCCGGCGGACATTCACTCTTACATCCTTATTCTGTTGCCCCGGCTTTCAAGCCGGGGGGGGGGGGGAGAGGGAAACAGAAAGCCAAAAAAATCCAGGCTTCAGCCCAACCTTTTACTTGAAGACCGTTTCGTCGCGCCCTGGCCCTACCGAAATGAAGGTCACTGGAACGCCGGTCGCCTCTTCGAGGAAGTTGACGTATGCCTGAGCGTTGGGATGCATCTCCGCGAAGCTCTTTGCCTTGGCATTCGAAGCCATCCAGCCCTTGAGCGACTTGTAAACCGGCTGCACACGCGACAGGGTCTGGTGCTCGGTCGGGAAGTCGAAAATCTCCTTACCGTCAAGCATGTAGGAGGTGCAGACCTTGATCTCCTCGAAGGTGTCGAGCACATCGAGCTTGGTCAGCGCTAGCTCGGTCACGCCGCTAACGGTGAGCGAATAACGCAGCGCCACCAGGTCGAGCCAGCCGCAGCGACGCTTGCGCCCAGTGGTCGCGCCAAACTCGCAGCCGATCCTGCCGAGCGCTTCGCCAATCTCGTCGTCGAGCTCGGTCGGAAAGTCGCCGTTGCCGACGCGGGTCATGTACGCCTTGCAAACGCCGATGATCTTGCCGACGTGGTTCGGCGCCACGCCGGAACCGGTGCAGGCACCGCCGGAGGTCGGGTTGGAAGAGGTCACAAACGGATAGGTGCCATGATCGACATCGAGCAGA
Protein-coding sequences here:
- a CDS encoding MTH1187 family thiamine-binding protein — protein: MALLEITVIPLGTAGSGLSAWIAGLESLLEESGLPFRLSDMGTIVEGSADELFAIARKLHEHCFGAGVARVYTVMKIDDRRDKAVAIGDKVASVEARKAVKPDK
- the bchN gene encoding ferredoxin:protochlorophyllide reductase (ATP-dependent) subunit N; translated protein: MMPVSSDCQILKEDNVTHSFCGLACVGWLYQKIKDSFFLILGTHTCAHFLQNALGMMIFAKPRFGVALIEEADLSRAEPQLEAVIEEIKRDHNPSVIFLLSSCTPEVMKVDFKGLAHHLSTDKTPVLFVPASGLVFNFTQAEDSVLQALVPFCPEAPAGDKKVVFVGSVNDITADDLRTEAEQLGIPVGGFLPESRFDKLPAIGPDTVLAPIQPYLSRVCSRLNRERGSQVLTSLFPFGPDGTKTFWEDLAAMFGIKVDLSDRAEAAWQKIKPQTDLLKGKKIFLTADTMMELPLARFLKNAGAEVVECSSAYINKKFHARELEALEGVKVVEQPNFHRQLEEIKQTRPDMIVTSLMTANPFVGHGFIVKWSMEFTLMSIHSWSGVFTLANLFVSPLLRRESLPEFDESVWLEGVMPSSR